The following DNA comes from Lemur catta isolate mLemCat1 chromosome 19, mLemCat1.pri, whole genome shotgun sequence.
TGGCAATGGGTAAGCGGACATTGGTGACCTACAGACTGGATCATATAACCCCAGTCTCAGGACCACCAGGCCAACCCCCTGACCCTGAAGCCTCTGGGGACAGAACTAGGCAGAACAGGAGTTCCCAGGTGAAGGAAAACGACCCAAGTGGCTAGAGCATCAAAGATAAAGGAACAGCCATGTAACCACCCTCCCCCCCAATCAGAAGCAGGGCCCATCCTCACTTGTAATCAAAATAGTAGCATTTGAGCTGCGCCATGTAGCGCTCGAAGGAGGGGATGTCCTTGCGCAGGATGCTCCACTGGGCCCCGATCTCCAGTATGTCACCTGTGGGTGACAGGGTGGGTGCTCAGGAGGTGACTGGAGTCCCTTCTCCAACCACCACTGCTGGCATTCCTGCCACCACCCCTAGCCCATCACTCCTCACCAACCCCAGTGAAACTCACGGGCCAGAATGAGCTGCTGTTTGGTCAGCTTGGTCCCTGTGGTTGGCAGGAAGTTGAGCTCCAGCAGAACCAGCtgatggggagggaaggaaggaaagaggatggAACTTCAAATACAGCTTACTTACCTTCTCTAGGCTTTGGTTTTCCCACCTGGAAAATGGAGCTAATCATCCCTGACTCATAAAATCGTTATAAGTATTAAAGGATTCAGTCCTCATAAAGCACAGAACAGAGCCTGAGCACACAGTGGGCGCCCATTTAGAATTACTTCATATTACAGTGATTAATAGCTCCACTGGACAAACAAGGACACACTCTGCCTGACCCAATGGAATCACAGGGGTAGGGGATACCAGCACCTTCAGTTCTTCTCCACACTCTATTGGGGAAGGGGCAGCTGGGCTACCCCCTAAATCTACATCAGAGAGGGATGGGCGCTAACCCCTCCCCATAGTGCAGCCCATACACCATTCCTCAGCAGACTCAGCAACTTGGTCGAACGCACTGTATTTATACTCCTTCCCCAAATACGCTGGTCTGCAGCACTCTGAGCCCCATAGTCTTTTTCTACCTATAAGaatatttcttcttggttcagtTCTGCCCCACAGGCTGCCTAAGCTCCAGATCTCTCAGACCCTAACTTGGCCTGGTCTTAACCACACATCCGCCACACACCCCGTCCTCTCAGCCTCACTCTTTCATCACTCGGTGCAGTCCTCATTCCCCACTTGGTCTTGTCTGGAATCTGCCATCAGAAAAAGCCTGGCAAGCTCATCCTGCCACTCTGACCAGTTAGGCCCCCAAGCACCAAAATTTAAACCCCTCCATCGGTCCTGCCATCACCAATCTTTCCATCATTCCCCCACCCCTCGCATTCGGTCCGTCCCAGGCCTCTCTCTTCCTGACCTCCTCCAAGCCCTCACTGTGCCTGTTCCGAATCTTTCGCCCTGTCGGATGCCCCAGCCCGTCTCGATCTCGTCGGCACCGCGGTCTGTCCTGCGGCCCGGAACTTGGTTCGGCCCAGACCCCTCGTAGCGCCCCCGTCAACCCTGGTTTCCCCAGGCCTGCCGACCCTACCTTGAGGCGGCCCAGCTCTTCCCCGCACTTGCTAAGATTGGGGCTTTTACGGTTCCACTCGCCCTTGAGTTGCTCGTACATGCCAGCCGCGGCCTGCAGGACAGCGCTCGAGGTCGCCGCGGGCCCCGAGCTCGAGACGCCGGCCGCCCCGTTCACCGCCGCGGCCGCCATCTTCCGTGACGCGGCAAACCGCCTGCCCGAAGCGCCGGAGCGACGCCGGCAGACGCTCGCCCGGCGGAAGTGGGGCCGGGAGGTGGAGCCCAAGCCCGGGGGCGGGGCTACGGCCGCCCGCCTCTGGCCGCCGCGGGTAGCGGGCCGTCGCTCTCTGGGAGGTGCCCTCGCAGCCCGGCCCTTAATGAACATGTCAACTGGAGCTCCGCCTCCGTTGTCGCTCAAGACGGTGACCGAAAGCCGGCTTTTTGCCTAACTGAAAATGACAGCCGTCTCAACGCCCCACCCCTTCCCGTAATCAATATGGCTGCTCTGGCTTCAGCCTGCGTGTTCGGGACGCTACGTTACTGTCTTGAAAGTTCCACCGAGGGTGCGGGGGCCGCGGGCCGGCGTGGCGGGCGTCCCGGCCGAGCCGCTGCGACCCTCGCtctgcaggccgggcgcggggcggcggcCCGCGCGCGCCGCGATGGGACTCGGATAGCTAACGGCCAGGAGAAATATAGTGGAAAATGCAAAACAACGAAATTATAAAACCTGCCAAATACTCTCAGAGTTGGAAAagagcattttgcttgctttagTAGAAAAGTACAAATATGTGCTGGAATGTAAGAAAAGTGATGCGCGAACTATTGCCTTCAAGCAACGTACCTGGCAAGCGCTTGCCCACGAATACAACTCTCAGCTGCGGGATTTCAACAGCTGAAGAAGTGCTGGGAGAACATCAAGGCTCGGACCAAAAAACTTATGGCCcatgaaaggagagagaaagtagaaGGGAGTGTCAGCCCACTTCTGAGTACCCACGTCTTAGGGAAGGAGAAGATTGCCAACATGCTCCCGGAGCAGCTCTACTTCCTGCAGAGTCCTCCGGAGGAAGAGCCGGAATGCCACCCTGATGCTGCAGCCCAAGAATCATTTGCTGTTTCAAATAGAGAACTGTGCGATGATGAGAAAGAGTTCATACATTTTCCAGTATGTGAGGCGTCCTTTCAACCTGAACCCTCGTGTTCAGCTGTCAGAATAACAGCCAATAAAAACTACAGGAGCAAAACCTCTCAGGAAGGTGCTTTAAAAAAGATGTATGAGGAAGAACACCATCAACAAATGTCCATCTTACAACTGCAGCTGATACAAATGAATGAGATGCATGTGGCCAAAATCTAGCAGATAGAGCGAGAGTGTGAGATGGCAGAGGAGGAACACAGGATAAAAATGGAAGTTCTCAATAAAAAGATGTATTgggaaagaaaactacaaactttTACCAAGGAAtggcctgtttcctcatttaaccGGCCCTTTCCCAATTCACCCTAAGAACTTTGGGGGTGGCTGTCTTGTAATTAATCTGTGTTGGCAAAGAAAGTCTGGAACATGAACTTGCGGTCAGTAACCTGTAACAGAGCTACGACTAGGAACATCAGAGTGGTAGTAGTCACTTATTTAAGAATACATCCAAGTAAACAGCTGCACCCTATGTACCCCTTTAGTGGCAAAGAAGCTGTTATAGTCTTCTGCAAATTATCACTGAGTGCTATAATTCTGAATGTGATGTCTCTTAATTAGAATTCATACAagaaccatgaaaaaaaaaaaaagttccaccTAGGACGCACCTCACAGCCCAGAGGTGGCGATGAAGAGCCATTTAGAAAGCTATGTTATTCTTCACGTTTTACAGACAGGCCAAAGCCTGGACTGGGTAACCTTTCGAACGACTAACATCTGGGTTTTGAACCTAGCTCTtactctctgttctctttcccaGTGCATCCTTCCACATGTTTCTCCAAGTTTAAACCAATAAGCACAAGCTATTTACAAATCTCATCCAGTCCTATGGCTTTAAATGGCTTTAAATGCCACATAAAGCAGAGGATTCCCAATTTTTTATTCCCCAAATCCTACTTTCTCTATTGGTGCGTAGATATTGCacctgagtagcggggactacaggcacacgccaccgtGCCCAACCGaataatattttactgtatgtattCATGCAGTTTGTTTACTCATGCTTCCGTTGGTGAACAGTTGGACTGTtttcatcttttggctattgtgaatggtgctgctagGAAAAGGCATGCACATGTACTTGTTTAAGtatatgttttcaattattttgggatCTATATCTGGAATTCTTGGATGACATGGTAATTCTTTCCTCAATACTCAACCtacagtaaacaaacaaacaaaaagatatagtaattttatgtttaactttttaaattttttcaaaaaaattttttt
Coding sequences within:
- the PSMD8 gene encoding 26S proteasome non-ATPase regulatory subunit 8 — its product is MFIKGRAARAPPRERRPATRGGQRRAAVAPPPGLGSTSRPHFRRASVCRRRSGASGRRFAASRKMAAAAVNGAAGVSSSGPAATSSAVLQAAAGMYEQLKGEWNRKSPNLSKCGEELGRLKLVLLELNFLPTTGTKLTKQQLILARDILEIGAQWSILRKDIPSFERYMAQLKCYYFDYKEQLPESAYMHQLLGLNLLFLLSQNRVAEFHTELERLPAKDIQTNVYIKHPVSLEQYLMEGSYNKVFLAKGNIPAESYTFFIDILLDTIRDEIAGCIEKAYEKILFTEATRILFFNTPKKMTDYAKKRGWVLGPNNYYSFASQQQKPEDTTIPSTELAKQVIEYARQLEMIV